A stretch of DNA from Cannabis sativa cultivar Pink pepper isolate KNU-18-1 chromosome X, ASM2916894v1, whole genome shotgun sequence:
gtcaaaaattaaaattaaatatttatttacaagagttaaacttaagtatttataccgcaaattaatttattttgtattaaaacAATATTTGAGGTAACTTTGTTTGCCACGTGGTTTGGgttttttcttaaatgttcaAATTAAAGGCACTAAATCTTTGTAGTTGTTGAATTTGAGATGAGTATTGATATTTTCAAGAATTCTTGGcttctagaaaaaaaataacttatttGTGGTTTTGAAATATCTTAGTTTGGATAAGGTAAAGGTTTCTAATTTTATGAAGGTTGGAGAGTTGTTGGGATGAAGGAATTCTTAAAGATATTTTTGTGGAGAGGgatgtaaagtttattttaagcATTCATTAGTTCCCCACCAATGTATAACGATATGTATGGCAGAATTGTGAGAGTTCTCGTGCTTATTCGATCAATAGTGTGTATGATTTCTTCAAGAGCTTAAGGGTGATTTAATTAGAGTTGGTAACTCGGTCTTTTAAAAAGAGTTGTGAGATATGAGAATGCCTTTTAAAGTCAAAGATTTAGTTTAGAAGGATGCTTCCAATTGTCTTCCTCTTCTAGTCAGCTTATTATGGGTATGGTTAGGTGGTGTGGGACACTTCTAGTTAGCTTATTATGGCTAAGACAGCAAGTTGAATGGGGGTGGTTGATTGTGATCTTGCTAAAGCTATCGGAGTTGAGGAGGTGTTGAGTTTTTTGAAAGAAACAGGGCGGCATGATGTGGTGGTAGAGTCGAACAGTTTGGTCACAATCCAAGCTATCTGAAGTTCGTTAGatatatagcttctattttTGGGTTCTGCATTTTTTAGTGCAAAAGAATTCTTTCTACTTtgaataatatatttttgaattttatcaAGGGATCTGCTAATCGTGTTGCTCACCATTTAGCTAGAGTTTCGTGGTTAAATGTTGGTTGTACCTATTTGATTTCTCTAATTTCGAGTAGTTTACCTAATGTACTTTTCCTGAGTAGTTTGGCTAAGTGGGCGTTTACCCACAAGAGATTCGGTTGTATCCCGACTTCCTCTATCCCAGAACACttattttgtaatgaccgtgaggtctaatttattttgattataatatatgtacgcttttcttcaaaaaaaaaaaaagagtagttTGTGTAAGGCATGTGCCGCAACGCATTGGAGGAAAATACACTAGTTGGTAGAGAGTGGGCAGATTAAAGATCGTTTGAGCCATGAGATGAGGCAATGTGGTCCTGTGTTTAAGAGGAAGATAAACTGGTATTAGAGTTTGATTCGTAATCATGTCCACAGTAAAATACGATGTGGAAAAATTActggtacaaactctttaattGGACAAAATTAACGTTATGTTAATGCTACAttaacaaattatttaaatacatgagtaGAATATAACTGTAGGGTATTTCCAGCAATTTTTTATAAATCATGAGGAATTTTTGCAAcacaaaaaaatttagaaagcAAAATTCTATAAGCTCATAGTTTGAAATGATAAATCCTATTTATTCTATGTTTTAATACTACAAATtacaattatataaaattacactcattacatttttattttattcctcATCATGAAACCCACTttcagaaaagaaaaaaaaaagttacattTATGAAGCACAAAGAATTGTACGAAATTGGGTGTGGTAAAAAAGTCAAAGGAGTAATgggtaaaaatatattttttttttcaatgttgTTATACTCCTTTGGTAACCTTTTGTAGATGAGGAATAAAGTGtgtttagaaaattattttgtaaaaaaatattttagaaaaataccatttttgaaTACCACTTGAGAGTACAATTTGTCATCAAGTTTTTGGTGATCAAAGTccattaatttatatttcatgTACTAATATTAGGCTTAAGAAAGATATTTTATAAACTTATAGCAACAAtgtaaatatttcattttataaataaagtcatattttactaataataagttttaaatcataaaatgacaattattcttctttcaaaaatttgtaattttactTTTCTTCATGAATTTAGTAACTAGTTACCGatttttctaaatataaattagtaaCCACTTCTCTAACAATCTAACAATCTAGTAGCATTTTTcatatacacttttttttttttttgctaactactttttcacatactttataattacatatttttcatatttaaataAACATTGGTAACAATATCTCATTTTAAAGAACATGGTAATTTGTTTACGATAACTTTGTAGAAATATAGTAACCGAATTTGTAAAAACATGGTAACTTATAACTTTGTATTTTGAATTATAGCAACCTATTACACTGTATTGGAAATAGGAATGCAGACGGGTGGGAAATTGACGATGAGTGTTCCCCCGTTCCTATCTCTGTTAAGGATTTTAATTTCTATCCTCGCTTATTTTTCATTGGAAATCCCTAACAGGGATAAGGACGGGGTGGGGAAtcccctaataaaaaaaataaagtttataataaaaatttaaatacataaaaattaaaataatatacattaattattattcaataaactaattatcaTCCAAAACACAATTTACAAGTCATAAAAAGGATActaaaatactttaaaaaatgcaaacataaattataaattataaaatattattaaatatataaaataaaatactaaataagTCTCCGTCAGGGCGGGGAGTGTGATCTCCGTTTCCGCTTTATTTAACATTCGAGAACAAAAATAATCTCTATTCCAATACTATTCTCTATTTAAACTGAGAATTTCCGCTTCATTAAGAACGGGTCACTGCGAGACTCATCCCTATGGAAAAAATACACATTTCTAATTGGAAAGCAAAACACAGAAAGTATTTGagtattatcattattatttcgGTTTTTTTTCTAACAtgatacactactacaaaattgagCTTTAGTGACACTATTTAGTGACCCGCACAAAAGTGCGTGTCACTAAAGGGTTAGGGGTAAGTTTTAGTGACACGCACAAAAAGACTCTGAAAATTCAATGTTAGTGACCTACAATtcatgtcactaaaaatatgagGTGTCACTAAAAagtaaatcttataatttttgttattttttttttttttgaaaagttaCTCTATAGTGACGCGCCAAACGCGAATAGGTAAATATTTCCCAACATGCCTGGCGCGTCACTGTATCATAAcccaaattataaaaaaaaaaaaaaactccataattataaataaaaaagtaaaaattaattaaaaataatattaaaaaagctAAAAGGTTATCACGGTTTCCAAGTTTCAAacctaaactttttttttttaataaaatctgactaaaaatatataagatttatttaataaaaatgaagaaatgataaatataaaatttgggTCTGAACTCCTCTCTCTTTCATACAGAACCCTAATCGCctcttcccctctctctctcttcctctcgcGCCTCTCCTTTCTTTCTCTTGGCAGTTGATGATGCGCAGCTTCCTCCAGCGACAAGCGCCTGGGACTTTGCGGATTTATGGCGTAGACCGTGGATGCAACGGCTGGGGTTCTGGTTAGGTGGCCGGCGGAGATGCCTTCTTCTCCGGCATTGAGGTCTTCTCCTGGAAGGGAATTGAGGGGTGGGAAACTAAGCACTTATAAGGAACTATGCAATTTGGCTAATGAAATGGGGCAACCTGACCTAATTTATCTGTTTATGGATTTGGCTAATCATCAAGCATCTCTAAACTCAAATAGGGGTGCTGCATTTGGGTTTTCTAAGATTGCAAAGCAAGCAGGGGATATTCTTAAGCCACATTTGCATTCATTAATTCCAAGGCTTGTTCGTTATCAGTATGATCCCGATAAAAATGTGCAGGTATAGATCCTTCAGTGCTTTGTATGATGTGAGACCATcggattcttttttttttttttttttttttgagatagaGACCATCAGATTCTTAAAATctgtataaatttttatttatatattatttgaaGGCTGTTGTTTATTCAATTGTTAATGTGCATAACTGTAGAAATGCAATATTTTACTACATCTTCAGTATAGTTTTCTAATAATAGTCACATGGAAAATTTATGAATTATCCATTCAAGTTATCTTGCACGCTATGTTAGATCTATGAGTTCTCATATCTTTTTTCTTCTGGTGTTTGTAGGATGCAATGTCACATATATGGAAGTCACTAGTGGAAGATTCAAAGAAGACAATCGATGAACTTTTGGATGTTATTATTGatgatttgttgattcaatGTGGTTTTAGATTATGGCGTTCACGTGAGGCGTCCTGTATTCAAAATGTTCATATAGATTTAGTTGTATTCAAAATGTTCATATAGATTTAGTTGTATTCAAAATGTTTTCTAAGTGTCTACTGTGTTTATAATTGAtttgtacataaaaaaaatatattttttctttggtaaaataatttgtttATGCTATTGAGATTAATAAAATTCATCTGTTCTTGtcgttttttataaattttaatttagtagAATTAGTTTCTATTTGTAATTTTTAGAAAGAATAAATTcttttaaatatgtaatttatataatataatatatttggctcatttattaattttttttctaataaaaacaTGATATAGTGACATGCTTTGAGTGTTGCTATAatcaagaaaataattaaaaaataaataaaaacatgaTATAGTGACACGCTATGAGTGTTGCTATAatcaagaaaataattaaaaaaaaataaataaatggatACAGTGACGCACATGAAGTGTCACTGATTATTGTCTTTCCAGTCACCCCCATTAGTGACGCGCAGTGAAGTATCACTAAAATGTTTTAGAGTCTCTTAACAAGTGTCACTGAAacccatttttgtagtagtgatatatgtatataacaaataaattattttagtttttgtaGAGTTGAGTGGGAATGGTTGAAGATCATATTTTTATCCATAACTAATTATTATGCAATTATTGTTGGATATTTCCATATATTCTTTTTGTTGGATATGACTCTTTTTGTAaagatataatatattataataagatTCATTTTCctaaaactaagaaaaaaaatacattggCATCTTAAATAAAGCCCTAAAACAATGTTGCTTCACATTGCTTATGCTACAATTACAGCATAATTCTTTTTAATTTCCTTATCATAAAACCAAATACCAAGTTATACTTAATTAATGAATTCATGACCTAAAATGTGGTTTCCCAAGTAAAATCTATACCACGTGATCTCTCTTTTATGAATAAATTTTCgatgtgtatttttttaaaattattgtaatttttaacaaattaaTCCTCTaactataaaatataataattaaatctgaGTATGTTTataataagtattttttttctttcatataattgctaaaataaataaataaataaaataaagcttACATGGTATTGCCAATATGACGATATAATAATGTGAAAAACCTTAGCTAGCATTAAACAAataaactattattattatttaagagacaaatatataatgataaaaaaatgaatgaaagaCATGTTACTCAaagtatttttaatattaataatgaataaaaattaattatggtGGGTCTGTAAAGTTCTGGTTCCTTCCAAAACACATTCATTCAaatctaataaattataaaactatCAATAAATGGTGAAATTATCCCCATAATTGttgtttcttttaaaatttattttacatatactaaattttaaatattaaataaatcatttaaaaaatattaaataaattcaaattaaacaaataattatatataaaatatatccaCCAATATAACAAATCTAATAGATATTAATTCAATAAAAGgagagaaattaattaaatcgaaattaaaTAACCTTAAAAACATATggacatacaaatataataatagtaccctaacttttttttaaaaaaaatataacctcGACCCATAAATAAAACACCATAAAAATTGGATCACCAACCATTCACATGGCCACACATATAGATTTATTAATCTAAATATTTTCAACCCTTTGAATTGAAAACATTTATTATATGGACGACTttctgtttatttatttatttattattattattaaatacgtGTAATAAATTTACATGCATAGCATAGTCACTTAAATGCACCATAATAATTTGATCTCGACGATTGGACGTAGTTGTTTTGTAGTAATAGTACTACAAAACTCGCACGTGCGAatccataaaaacaacaaaaaagtgGCACGTGGGATAGAAGCTATCAATCGCCACCGTATACGGATAAGCACGAGGCTTAATCGTAACCGTCGCTGACTGTACTAATATAAAAACCACCACTttttcactttattttatttaattattatttcttcatAGTAAACTACCGACACATACTTCTAAGTTATTTAATTatctaaattattaatatttttaaataataataattatagggTAATTTTTATGGGAACATTTCTATTATGCCTCTCATAATAATATTTAgtgatataaatataaaatttaactttcaattataaataaatatttaaatttaaattatatttctaaaattttatcattataaaaaaataaaaatttcaatattattactattaaaaatttaattaaatatttatttataagtaaaataaataaaatatctatatcTCAAActctctaataataataataaaaatataatcttttctttttttatatttttttaggctaattaaaaattttcaccTTTAAACT
This window harbors:
- the LOC133032590 gene encoding uncharacterized protein LOC133032590 — translated: MPSSPALRSSPGRELRGGKLSTYKELCNLANEMGQPDLIYLFMDLANHQASLNSNRGAAFGFSKIAKQAGDILKPHLHSLIPRLVRYQYDPDKNVQDAMSHIWKSLVEDSKKTIDELLDVIIDDLLIQCGFRLWRSREASCIQNVHIDLVVFKMFI